CTTTACGAATTGATGCAGCACTTCGCATACCACCTGCAAACCCTCTTACTTCAAGTATTTTATGGTTGTATGGTTTGAGATTTGCTTTCAATGCTTCCAATGTCATTGCACATGCTATTTCTGCCTGTTTTAACCAACGATTGGTGTCATAAAGCATGATTGCACTCATTGCCGTAAGAACATTTGAACCATTGATAGTAGCTAATCCATCTCTTGCTTCTAAACCCGGTATCGGGATTCCTGCTCTTTTCAATGCTTCTTTTCCTTCAAGCATTTCGCCTTTGTAATAAGCATATCCTTCGCCGAGCATCAATAAAGCAATTTGAGACATCGGAGCAAGGTCTCCGCATGCCCCGACTGAACCTTTCTCGCATACATGAGGAGTTACATCTTTATTCAGCATATCCACTAATGTTTGTGTTATTTCGATGCGACATCCTGAATTACCGTGAGCATGAACATTAATTCTGCCGAGCATTGCAGCTCTCACATATTCAATTTTCATCGGTTCACCAATGCCTGCTGCATGATTATATACAAGGTAACGTTGAAAATCTTTTATCTGGTCGTCAGCCAGTACAATTTCCGAAAATTCACCAATGCCGGTATTAATGCCATACATTATTTCTTTAGCTTCAATTTTCTTTTCGAGCATCGCTCTGCATGCATTTATTTTTTTAACTGAATCGGGATGTAATTCTATTTTTTCGTTGTGACGAGCTACTTTAACAACATTTTCTATTGTTAAAAATTTACCTGATAATATTAATGTCATAATATTTTAAATTTTAAATTATTAACTAATTGAGAATTATATTGAAAAATTATTAGAAAAGCAAAGGAAACAATTTAGGTAAGTGAGGCTCTGTTGATTTTAATTTTGAACTTAATATTCCAATTATTCATTTAAAAACATTTTGGGTGGAATATGGGATTACAAAATTGTACTATTTCGCAATACATACACCATTGATTTATAATTAATTAATAATATTTGTTTTCTAACTTTACTGTCGCAACTGTCGCAAGAAAAATAATTGTTGATTACCACCATTTTAAGCATTTTTAGAGATTGGTTTCTTATTAAAGTATTCAGCAATTATCTTTTTGTAATCAGATGAATCAACTACTTGCTTTAAATCTGTAAAATATTTATTAAAGATATTCTGAGTAAATCGTTTTAAATCTTTCTCTTTTAAACTATTTTTAAGTTCTTCGTAACTTTGCTCTAATATAAATGATGAATTATTTTGTTGCTTAACAAGATTAAGATTTACCAATCCTTTACCTTTAGTTGCATTTACATGAATATCCATAATCAATTGGCGTATTTCCAAAATAGAAATGTAATTTTTCGATATTATAATTGGAATAATTTCATTTAACGCATCATTAAGCATTTCTTTTCTTAATGCTTGCCATTGGCTATGTTCTTTAAGAAATAATACAATATTTATATCAAGTGCTTTTGCAATCTTCTCAAGTAAATCAATATTTACAGAAACTTTTCCGCTATAAATATCATAAACAGCTTGGCGAGTTCTTCCGATTTTATCCCCAAGCTCTTTTGCAGATACTTTTTTGCTTTCAGCTAATTCTTTGATTTTTAAACCAATGTGCATATAAATAAAAATAAATCAAATTTTTTCTTGCTTTAATGTAAATTATTTTCTTACATTTGTAACGAATATATTTTACATAAAAATAAATTTTCATTCGTAAGACATGACAAATATAAAGAAATATTTTGAATATAAGTATAAAATCAAAGAAAAAATTGAAAAATTTTCTTATCTCGATTATTTACTTGCAAAACATGTATTACCCAAAACGCTGGGTATAAACAAAAGAACATTTGAAAAATATATGTACACCAAGCTTAACGAAAGTTACGAAATACCAGTAGGTCAAATAGCCCGCTTATCTGTATTTTTTCAATGCTCAATGGAAGAGTTGTTAAATTATAAACCCGAGCCATTGACAATAAGAGACATGGAAAGAATTGAAAAATCAAATGTTGCAGCAAAATTAGGTTTAACTAAATAAATTAAACAATATGAAAGTTTCATTTTTTAAA
The sequence above is a segment of the Bacteroidales bacterium genome. Coding sequences within it:
- a CDS encoding aromatic amino acid ammonia-lyase, with amino-acid sequence MTLILSGKFLTIENVVKVARHNEKIELHPDSVKKINACRAMLEKKIEAKEIMYGINTGIGEFSEIVLADDQIKDFQRYLVYNHAAGIGEPMKIEYVRAAMLGRINVHAHGNSGCRIEITQTLVDMLNKDVTPHVCEKGSVGACGDLAPMSQIALLMLGEGYAYYKGEMLEGKEALKRAGIPIPGLEARDGLATINGSNVLTAMSAIMLYDTNRWLKQAEIACAMTLEALKANLKPYNHKILEVRGFAGGMRSAASIRKVTKNGDLAEGKVKVKVQDAYSMRSTPQVIGAAHDAVAWAKQQVETELNGVGDNPIFFAEENLQLSGANFQGSPVSLPMDMISAAVTMVSVLSERRMNRLNNPALSVGLPPFLTKGAGMFSGLMLSQYTADMQIVEQRILCMPASIQSIPAAADQEDFVSMGMNTAIKNFQILDNAYGILGIEFMAAAQALDLREKFETPFKFGTGTEIAKKVIRKHVEYLDIDRPLYPDHNKMKELVKSCEILEAVEKEIGMLE
- a CDS encoding helix-turn-helix domain-containing protein, which gives rise to MHIGLKIKELAESKKVSAKELGDKIGRTRQAVYDIYSGKVSVNIDLLEKIAKALDINIVLFLKEHSQWQALRKEMLNDALNEIIPIIISKNYISILEIRQLIMDIHVNATKGKGLVNLNLVKQQNNSSFILEQSYEELKNSLKEKDLKRFTQNIFNKYFTDLKQVVDSSDYKKIIAEYFNKKPISKNA